ACCTGGACTGAAGGAAAcactttttatccattactcaagacttcacgcAGCAATTATGAAAAAATGGTTCATATTTGATAAGATTCTGGATAAAGAGTGGAGGAAAcagacaaccacgaggcggtaattctatATTCCCTTAATATTGTGCCACATATTGTAAAGACAGAGTCTCCAGATATaatcatctttgtttttctctctttctggcTTGTTGACTGACAGTGGTGAAATCAAGTTAAGGatgaataagtaaaaaaaaatgatgagagAATCAATAGTATTCATAGTATTTGGGATCCGGCCCGGGGGCAACAAGAGGAAGTTAGTGTTTGAAGATAACGTTGTTTTCATCACAGCTGATTCTGCATGTTCTCTATTAAATCCACACATGATAACACTTACACGATCTGGTTTCCCTGAACTGTCGgatgcaaataaatgaaaatgttgactGTGCAAGTCAGAAGTGCAGTGTGGTCTGGACTGAGGCCACACTGTAGAAAACAGCCCCATTACACAAGGTTTTTATTGGTATGAGGAAGTAATTCCTCATCCTTGGAAAACCTGGTGCTGTAGACTTTCAGATGGCCGAACCCCCTCCCCAGACGCAACGCCAGGAAACAAGCAGCATGACTTCCCTCTGGGAATTTGAAGAATGTCCTGCGGTGTGTCCTAACGATGCTAATGCACATCTGCCGTTTGTTGTCGGCCTTTGTGATCAGTTTCTTTGAGTTGAATGCAGGTCCTCTCTCTTATCTCATCTTTAATGACCATAATTGTTCTCCTCATTTGATCTTACGCCCTGCGTCCTGCAAGGTGTGTTAGTCTGACATTCCAGCTGCCTGAGTGTGAGCCCTTCACTCTGACAGGACGTCtgttaaagtaataataatatatcaacTCTTTCCAATAGTCTATATCATCCTccattgatttttattgtgaTAAAATTCTCATACATGGTAAAGTCGGCTGATTGGACGTGATGTGGAAAGGCTCACACCTGTCTATAAAAGGTCTcacagctgcagagcagagcaggcaTCAGGTTCACCAGTAGAAGATGGAGGCGGATGGTGGGAATACCAGGGGATTAATTAGTCACTGTGAATGTTTCCCGTGTTAAACCACATCACTACAGTTGGAGGTTATActgcaagatcagatatttAGGTCTGTTACTGATACATTCTGTATGTTATTATGTCGATTGctttgtattatttttctttaaatgtctgTTAATTTCCACGTTCCACTGAGGACGACCTCAAAGACAAAATGGTGCAAGTTAAAGATTATAAATAAACGTCCCGGACAGCAGCGCTGTTAGGAGACAGGACCTAACGTCCCCCTGCAGGGAAACATTATCTGGGAAGTCTAGACGACTCTCAAGACATTGAGAGAGTGAACTGTCGTGAGAGAGGCGACAATCTGGATCTGTTTGCTtttgaaacatgaagcatgttGGACGTACAGATCAAACCGTACCACCACATGGACTGAATGAAGAGCTGGGCTCGTTTAACTTTTGATCCTTCAGACCTTTTATACAAAATTACATctggatttgatttatttttcgtTCTTTTCGatggtttgatttattttgacgTGACCACAGGACGGTGTGGTAACGACACAGGTGACACAAACGATGGCCTGGTTACCGAATGATACGTTTATCCTGTAGGAGGCTTTGTTTGATTGTCTGTGAGAAGAATACGTCGGTGCGCCGCCCCCCTCCCTCGAGCAACAAGAGAAATACAGACCGCTGATAGACAATCCTTAAATTGTGGCACCAGAGAATTTGAATGCGTTTCAATCGAGGCCTATGATGTAACGTATTCTATTTcctgggaggggggggggcatctgtTTTGCAACATGCAACACGCAACACGCAGCGCTCACTCTTTACTGCATTTGTTTCTGCTCTGCACTGAATGGGCGGTCTTGTTTTCACCATGTAACACAGTTTGAGTGTATTTATGAAATGACTCTTTAACTCCTGCTCTTTTCCTGCTGCGCGTCTGACTCGGAATATAAACTCCTTGAAAAGGAGTTCATATGTTGACCCTTCACAGTATGagccccccccacacacacacacacacacacacacacacctcatcagAGAATGCCAAACGTCAGCCCTCTCCAGttaccccaccccccccaccccccactcccgGGAGCTCTGTTCCAGTTTTGTGAATGGTTTTGATAGTGACGTCCGCTCTGAGAAAACGCAGCAGTGCGAGGTTCACCCGGAGAAAGAAGTTGAGACCGCAGCTCGGGCCGGGAGATGACCCGATAAGGTTGGAGAAGTGGGAGCCAGTCGTGATGGAAGAGTAGTACGGAGAAGTCGGAGCCTCACTTAATCCCTCCCTGCTGTATTTATCTGCTTCTTTTGTGTCACCAGCTTAAGACGCTCACTCCCCCCACATTGCATCCCATTATAGATGAATCACTGAATACCAGCTGGAATGTGAGTGTCTTTTAGCCAGTATTATAATTGAACACGTTTGACAGCTGAAACAAAGGCCATATGACACCTATGCAATGTAAACAAGATGTTCATGTGACTGTGAAGGTGTTTTTCACTTCAACTTTTAAAACTGCACCGACTGAGACGTGTGTTGCCTCGGCCGAGAGATCAAACTCTCAGTGCGACGTCAAAATGTGTTTCCTGAGATAAATCTTATGAAAGTTTTTGAGTGAGAGAAGGCggggtgggaggggtggaggCAGCTCAGCCATCAtcactctgcagctcctcccacAGAGGGCAATCACCTCCCTCCCGCTTTTGTTCACTCCCATCACACGGAGGTTAAGTCACCCTCGGAGAGCTGCACAGTTCACCACAGATAACCACAGGCTGCTCTCAGAGCGGAGCAACAGCACAGGTGTGACTGCATCAGAGTGAGGACATTCTCTCTACCTGTTAATCATCAGCCTGgctcacacattcattttggTCTTTCATCTCTGACGTTTGGCTGGCGCCTGGCTCTCTGCCTTTTACCTGCTTGTGCATCTTCTGGAGAATCAGACCTGATCTGTGACAGAGCGGCACATTTGAATTGTGCATCCACCAAGTGCCAGAGAAATGAATTTTGATGAAATTCTCCGTCTTATCGGAGGCTTTGGGAAGTTCCAGAAGACCTTGTATATATGGATCTGTCTACCTCAGATCTTTCTTGCGTTCCACATGCTGGTTTCTGTCTTCACTTCAGCTGTTCCTCCTCATTTATGCCGCTCCACGTGGCCCTCAGCGGGTGCTCCGGCCTCTGTGAACTTCAGCTCTCTGACCACCCCGGATGGCCGGCCTGACCTGTCCTGCTCGGTCCCCTTGAACCACAGCGGCGCTGTCAGTCTCGGGGATGGACACCCTGCTGGGAGCTGCCAGGGGGGCTGGGAGTACAGCACCCAGACCTTCCAAAGCACCATTGTCACTGAGGTGAGTTACTCAActcgggggggtggggggggttgggtGTTGAATTTCCTGAATATCGACATTTTCACCTGATGTTTTTAACATGAGGACTCCATGAAGTTCAGGAATGTGGAGGGGCTTAGCAGCTTTATTACAGTGAGCTGTGCTGATATCTGAGACAGGGTTGAACAGGGTGAGGGTCGAGACATGGACTCCCGCAGCGCAGGCATCCTCCGGGTCTCTCCACACACCCTGCCTTCCTGCCAGCTTTTGTAACACATGAACCTGAGGGGTGGGCAGCAGCGGTTACATGACCGAAATGATGTGATTGGACAAAGCAATGTCACATGGAGCTACATAACAGGTTCTCTGGGGGGAGATCTGCAGTTGATTTAGAAGACTGGAAGCCTGCCAGTCCACTACTGTGGACCCTGATGGGAAGATGCCCAGGGCTTTGCGGGGTTCCAGCTGTGGACAATATGGAGGACGTTAGTGGTATATGCATTAACTGGCTCTAAACAGAGCAGTCTGCTTATGTCCGACCTCAAGGACAATGAAAGTCTAAATGACTTGTGccttttattaaaacaagacTAGAGCAGTGTAACTTCCACGgcacaaaacaaaagtgttggaCCAAACAAACGGGCGATTTCTTGTTTCTTAGTGCCGTGGCTTAAAGGAAAGGCCACGAGGTCATCAAAATCAAACAGCTTCATCCCCTCTGGAGCATGCGTGTGCTCAGGAATCTGCCTGTTTGGGATACTTGTCATATATAAGTGGAACTAACTACTAAAAGTGCGGATACAGCACCAacatcattaggattcatcctgtgggAACCATGAACGCTCACTGCTGATAACATGGAGATCCAGCATCCAGTACTTATTGAGAAACCTATGCCAAAGTGTTTGTCCAGCGGAGCTGTGGACATAAACTGGCACCAAAGGAAAAGTGTTAGTCACtatcctctggggagcatgaaCGTACACGCCAGAATTCATGACTTCACCTAATGTTATTGTGCTTGTTCCCTGCAGTGGGACCTGGTTTGTGACAGTGCCAGCCTGAACAACGTGGGCTCCTCCATCTACATGTTTGGCCTCCTTGTTGGAGCCGTGGTGTTCGGGAGCTTAGCCGATAAGTAAGAGATGTCATTTATCTAAAGTTCACCGTTGAATACTCGACGTACCTTCTAactccttttttgttttgtggaaTTTTGCATCAGCACGAAAAAGTTGGAAAATGTTTCGTCTCGTTGCAGGTACGGTCGCAGGATCGTCATCCTCGTCAACCTGGCCATCCAGGCTGTGTTTGGGGTCGGTGCCGCTTTCGCCCCCAATTTTTACGTCTACGCTGCCCTTCGCTTTATGGTCGGCACGTCCATCTCCGGTGTCATAATGAATGCGTTCGTTCTAGGTCAGTGTGCTGGAGAAACTTTAAgctttttctgcttcattttcatttgtttattttgatttaaaggaGATGTTCACTTAATTTAAAGCAAATAGTCAGACAGATTGGTCTCATTTATGTCTTTCCAGAAATAATGTTGCAGGTGCTCACTGCTAACAGCGTTCAAAGGAAACTGTTTAGCTAATGGAAGCTATTTACCAGCTCCCAGGTTACTGACTAACAGGTTGTGGAGATCTCAAAATGTTTGGCATGAAacaagggaagagagagagagagagagagaggacaatcAACAAAGGTCCCTCAGCCTGAAAACCACCAAGCCATCGGACGACCCTGAGCAGGGTTTTTTATGGGTgatctgtttgttatttattgAGAAAATAGAGGCAGTCTCCTGCAACAACAGAGTTTTGTACCTAAATGTGGATGAATAATCAGGCGACACCACCAGGAGGAATACTAAAACCTCACTTGAGGTTGGAAACTGCAAATTTTGAACGAAAGCTCACGTGTTGGTGTGGAGTCCAAAAGACGAGGGCATTTACCTGGTTTCTGAAGGGAGGGGCAACAGTTGAGGGTATTTAATTAATATGCACCTTTAAATCTCTAGACTATCCCTTTAATACTGATTGTGTAACTTtactataaactataaactataaaatgtgaacagaaaTAGCGTATTAGATGTTGATTTattctgttagtgtgtgtagaGTCAGTACGCCGTGTgacctctggtctctgtcccacacaggcacagagtGGACGGGGGCCAAGCAGCGGATGCTGGCCGGTATAATCACGGACTACTTCTTCGGTTTCGGCTACATTTTGCTGGCTGGAGTGGCGTACCTCATCAGAGACTGGCGTAAACTGCAGCTGGCTATTTCAGCACCTggcttcctcttcatcttctacATCTGGTGAGTGGGCAGCGGTGTGACCCAGATTTGGTGCAATGTCTATGGTATGTTTCCATAGTTAACAAAAAAGGACTTTAACAgcatctgttaaaaaaaaaaaaaaaaaaaaaggtctgtgaTGTAGGAAATCCCACTTCATCCCCTGTGATTGAAAGCAAAAGGCGTAGCTAATACTGATTGTCATGCGTGTTCGGCACCACATTCCTCTCACACTTCTGGAGTAACAGTCAGGAAAAATGAACTGATCGAATCTCTCTCTTCGTCTCTCGCCGTAGATCTTACATGTGATGCTCATTTTTAAttgtcagacagaaaatgaatgagcgGCTGCGTTCCATTTCGCTGTTTgagcaaatgttttcagtcacaccagcccttttttctctccatggCAAGTCAAGTTTGTCGAcagtgtgagatgtgtgtggaAGCGTTCCCCCCGCAGCGCGGCGGGTCAGGTGCAGGTGACTGTAAGTAGGTCATCTGAGCAATTTGTCTTTACAATTTCAGGGTGCTGCCAAAGTCGGCTCGCTGGTTAATGGCCAAcgacaggaaggaggaggcgTGGGAGCTGATCCGGAAAGCGGCGCAGATGAACGGGAAGCCCCTCACCAAAGATCTGGAGATGTCTGAGGTACAGCTGCAACAAGTCtatagatatttttcatttatttaatctttacAAAATACGCCCTGCGCACCTTGTTGCTTCACCTGTGGAGCTTTTCATTCTCACACAGCTCATGTgaaagtttacagtgataacTACagaaaatttgtcatttttgaaacAGTGGGTCATTTACTTCATACAGAGATGAACCTGTGATTTTGGCCTGTGATTTTACCAGATATTAAAAACTATGGCTAACTAATTAGCCTGAAGTTAGCTCCATGAGTTGGTTGAACAtgtttctttcatgtttttactgCTCACACATACTTGttaatattttcaaacagtatcttttaacttttaactccACAAGAGAAAAGGCTTTTAGGACGACGGTGGTTCaatccccggctcctccggtCCGTCGCTAACGTCGCCAGATGAAGTCACACGCCAGTTTGCATGTCTGCGACGTCATGCTCTCGCTCTGGCAGCAGTGAGAGTGTAGTACCTGTGTGACACAGGTTAAGCGGACGGCTCTGTCTAAGTCCGAACTGTCCGCACTTTGCATAAATGTTTTCAGGACTGGCGACTATCATTTAAACATGCAAACTCCTTAAACAGCTCCGTGTTTCATTGACTGTATAAGCCTGTCTCTCACTCAACTGTTTCACCAGATGTATAAAGTTGAAGACAAAACAGAGCTGAGGAAAAAACACTCGTTCATAGACCTGGTTCGGACCCCGAAAATGAGGAAGCAGTCTCtgattgttttttatctctggTGAGTACGAGCAGAAGCTTTTTGTCTTCACATCACTTTCAATACGACGTCAATATGTTGATATTCCCTCACGATATCCCGGTATCACCttcactgggactcaaggaggaaccgattagattttggtggtcaaaggtcaaaggtcaaggtcatggtgacctctcAAAACATGGTTGTGGCCTTGTGACGCAATATCTCTTTAAGCCtcgaaggaacttcttcaaatttgatttttttttgttgtttttttttgttcacggATAAAAACCAGCCGAGTGATTTAAACTGTTCTTGTatcagaggaggagggtttATTAAAGTCACCCTGTTTAGGATTCTTTACTTTGGCACCATCAGGTGGCGGTGCGAAGAACGACGGCGGCAAACAGCCGTTGGGtttcttctttctgtgaaaTTCAGTTCCTgagattgtttcattttaccTGCAAACAAACGTGTATTTAATCATAATGATTTGAAGATTTCTAACTCACTAACTGTGTCACCGTGTCTCATGTGTCTGCTGAACACAGTCACAGAGTGTTGATAATAtgatgaaggtcagaggtcacacagcTGTCTcctaaatgatgtttttttcttattctcttCCTCGACTGTGTCAGGTTTGTGAACGTGCTCGTGTACTACGGCCTCTCCCTCAACATCTCCGACTTCGGGATGAACATCTACCTGACCCAGTTGATCTTCGGCCTGGTGGAGATGCCTGCACGCACCATCACCCTGTTCACCCTCAACCGCTCCCGCAAAATCTCCCAGCTGGCTTTCCTGGCGGTGGGCGGCACCGCCTGCCTGCTGACCATCTTCATCCCCAGTGGTACGGACACACGGACTGTTCTCGTTCTATCAGCTACATTTTTCAGCTCTTATCTATCcgtgtttttcatgtttacttTAAGCTTTTCCCGCCGCTTCCTTTTCCCTCGTTCCTCTAGATCTGTCTATCATCAAAACAGTCCTGGCCATGATCGGGAAGTTTGGAATCACAGCTTCTCTGTCCATTATTTATGTCTACTCGGCTGAAGTGTTCCCCACTGTCATCAGGTGAGTAGGCCTCCACGTtcagttcctctctctctccctgactcccccgtctctctctccctgtagCGATCTGAatataaaggaaaaaatgccccaaaaataacattaaaaaacatctgAGATTGACggacgctcttcagtgacacaggacaggacgtctccagcagctgggagctgctTGTTTCCCTGGTAACTTCAGGTGTAGACGTCCTGGTTCCAATACAGAGCTGAAAGCCACCAAGGTGTAAACAGTGTATGTGACTTTAAAAAGTAGATAAAAGTtgatgttgagcttctgtcagacaaaacacactgacacatgatcgtagaggatatgatgtcactgacaggcgaccaatgagACGCtgccatgattaaaatcacagatttctctggtttgagaattgatggaaacatctggggataatgtgaaaacacaactcaacaacatgtaaaacacaggtttagttgtttttagacattttcagctacagattatataaaaaacaacaaacatagtGTATAATTAGTGATATTTATtaacagtgacagagaaaacacaagtgaaacacTGTCTCCCAGTCCTGCACGGagaatgagacataaaaatgcaagtggtcatataatttaaatatgtttgaatATCTCTTATTgtaaacagctgcagtttgagTCAGTGGAAACTATAAGTGGAGAAAAGTATTTTGGAGCGCGTCCGTTTGACTGATTCTTTACAGATGTTACTTTCCTGGGCGATAGATAGAAACCAGATGCTGGAAAATCTGACTTTAAAGTAGAAGTTGAATGTGCAGTTTGATGTATATATAGTGTAAATTCTACACTAGTTACGGGTCACCATCTCACACACGCAGGATACATGTCCTACTGATGTTGTTGCACTTTCTCCTTGTTGCTGATGAAGATCAATACAGATCAATGGTTTCCTATAGGCTGTATAATTACACCACAGTTACAGcggctcctctcctctcttccccttcaCTCTCTGATTCACAGACAAAATGGGATCGGCATCGGCTCCATGTGTGCTCGGACTGGAGGCGTCCTGGCTCCCATGATGTACCTGCTGAGGAGCATCAGTCCTCAAGCTCCCATGGTGCTGTGCGGTCTCTGCCCCCTGCTGGGCTCGGCCCTCACCCTGCTGCTGCCCGAGACGGCCAATAAGCCGCTGCCTGACACCATCGAAGACATCGAGGGAACCAGCCTCAGGTCTGACACCACCACTGTTATACCACTGATTGTAAAGGGTCacttcacccaaattacaaacaGCAGATACTTTTTACTGCAGGAAGTAAATCACAACCTAAATAACAAGAATAGCAACGATCAGTAATAGAAGGGTTAAACATTTGGATATCATAAcagacattttgcttttttctgCCGTTTTCTCTGAagaaactgtttttatattacACAGCTGGTTGTAGCAGTAAAAGCAGCACAGCGCATTCAGATATAACTTAGTGGGAGATGACAGAGTATAAGATAATTGTTGATAagtaatataaataatgttaaaatatcatTCTGTTTagtatttttctgtctgaatcaTGGTGTTTCCTTGCAGCCTGGTAGCAAATGCTGcatgtattttttcattacttCAGATTTAACttaacaaaatcaaaaacacttGACTTTGACTAGAACCCTGTGGACTTCTACTTTGAGACTTAATTAAAATCGGGAATATTAACTATTTAGACATAAACAGTTTTGTTGGTCATTGAATCGGGCAGATTATATTTCCCTCTTCTAAAAGATTAGGATTTGAAGATCTAACAGCAGACTGCAGTCGTGCACGCAGCTGTAG
The window above is part of the Seriola aureovittata isolate HTS-2021-v1 ecotype China chromosome 19, ASM2101889v1, whole genome shotgun sequence genome. Proteins encoded here:
- the si:dkey-119m7.4 gene encoding organic cation transporter protein isoform X1, which produces MNFDEILRLIGGFGKFQKTLYIWICLPQIFLAFHMLVSVFTSAVPPHLCRSTWPSAGAPASVNFSSLTTPDGRPDLSCSVPLNHSGAVSLGDGHPAGSCQGGWEYSTQTFQSTIVTEWDLVCDSASLNNVGSSIYMFGLLVGAVVFGSLADKYGRRIVILVNLAIQAVFGVGAAFAPNFYVYAALRFMVGTSISGVIMNAFVLGTEWTGAKQRMLAGIITDYFFGFGYILLAGVAYLIRDWRKLQLAISAPGFLFIFYIWVLPKSARWLMANDRKEEAWELIRKAAQMNGKPLTKDLEMSEMYKVEDKTELRKKHSFIDLVRTPKMRKQSLIVFYLWFVNVLVYYGLSLNISDFGMNIYLTQLIFGLVEMPARTITLFTLNRSRKISQLAFLAVGGTACLLTIFIPSDLSIIKTVLAMIGKFGITASLSIIYVYSAEVFPTVIRQNGIGIGSMCARTGGVLAPMMYLLRSISPQAPMVLCGLCPLLGSALTLLLPETANKPLPDTIEDIEGTSLRSDTTTVIPLIVKGHFTQITNSRYFLLQEVNHNLNNKNSNDQ
- the si:dkey-119m7.4 gene encoding solute carrier family 22 member 13 isoform X3, translating into MVTPENFFFFFGLVNTISRELFEGIPSHLAQTSTGPEDELITFWRSKVKWDLVCDSASLNNVGSSIYMFGLLVGAVVFGSLADKYGRRIVILVNLAIQAVFGVGAAFAPNFYVYAALRFMVGTSISGVIMNAFVLGTEWTGAKQRMLAGIITDYFFGFGYILLAGVAYLIRDWRKLQLAISAPGFLFIFYIWVLPKSARWLMANDRKEEAWELIRKAAQMNGKPLTKDLEMSEMYKVEDKTELRKKHSFIDLVRTPKMRKQSLIVFYLWFVNVLVYYGLSLNISDFGMNIYLTQLIFGLVEMPARTITLFTLNRSRKISQLAFLAVGGTACLLTIFIPSDLSIIKTVLAMIGKFGITASLSIIYVYSAEVFPTVIRQNGIGIGSMCARTGGVLAPMMYLLRSISPQAPMVLCGLCPLLGSALTLLLPETANKPLPDTIEDIEGTSLRSDTTTVIPLIVKGHFTQITNSRYFLLQEVNHNLNNKNSNDQ
- the si:dkey-119m7.4 gene encoding organic cation transporter protein isoform X2; its protein translation is MNFDEILRLIGGFGKFQKTLYIWICLPQIFLAFHMLVSVFTSAVPPHLCRSTWPSAGAPASVNFSSLTTPDGRPDLSCSVPLNHSGAVSLGDGHPAGSCQGGWEYSTQTFQSTIVTEWDLVCDSASLNNVGSSIYMFGLLVGAVVFGSLADKYGRRIVILVNLAIQAVFGVGAAFAPNFYVYAALRFMVGTSISGVIMNAFVLGTEWTGAKQRMLAGIITDYFFGFGYILLAGVAYLIRDWRKLQLAISAPGFLFIFYIWVLPKSARWLMANDRKEEAWELIRKAAQMNGKPLTKDLEMSEMYKVEDKTELRKKHSFIDLVRTPKMRKQSLIVFYLWFVNVLVYYGLSLNISDFGMNIYLTQLIFGLVEMPARTITLFTLNRSRKISQLAFLAVGGTACLLTIFIPSDLSIIKTVLAMIGKFGITASLSIIYVYSAEVFPTVIRQNGIGIGSMCARTGGVLAPMMYLLRSISPQAPMVLCGLCPLLGSALTLLLPETANKPLPDTIEDIEGTSLSEEDGGVKLVIFDASLRNTNAGSSRMD